Proteins encoded by one window of Collimonas fungivorans:
- the dapA gene encoding 4-hydroxy-tetrahydrodipicolinate synthase yields the protein MSIFEGIWVPLVTPFRQGKLDLYGAQQLALNLSAAGVHGLVVCGTTGEAATLSEHEQEKMLCSVMEATQDRCPVAMGISGSDTRAVTEKIERLNALRPAAFLVSAPSYVRPSQEGIRLHFEALAAVAESPLILYNIPARTGVNIDIATVSALEQHANIVAIKESSGNLAQTMELINRTDLRILCGDDSLLFNTLCLGGHGAISAAAHIRPDLFVHLFELVRTAQLGSARALFKQLLPMIQLLFSEPNPGPVKAALAMQGQIQDELRLPMTRMSAAGRVKLARALEKLMTVPVAGKSAQPESAMRGKSRLLGLVR from the coding sequence ATGTCCATATTTGAAGGTATCTGGGTTCCTCTCGTCACGCCTTTCCGACAAGGCAAACTCGATCTCTACGGCGCCCAGCAGCTAGCCCTGAACCTGTCCGCCGCCGGTGTCCACGGCCTGGTGGTGTGCGGTACCACCGGCGAGGCCGCGACCTTGAGCGAGCACGAGCAAGAAAAAATGTTGTGCAGCGTGATGGAAGCGACGCAGGACCGCTGCCCGGTGGCGATGGGCATCAGCGGCAGCGACACGCGCGCGGTCACGGAAAAAATCGAGCGCCTGAACGCATTGCGCCCGGCCGCTTTCCTGGTTTCGGCGCCGTCATACGTACGACCGTCGCAGGAAGGCATACGGCTGCATTTCGAAGCGCTGGCCGCGGTCGCCGAGAGTCCGCTGATCTTGTACAACATCCCTGCCAGGACCGGTGTCAATATTGATATCGCTACCGTAAGCGCGCTGGAACAGCACGCCAATATCGTAGCGATCAAGGAAAGCAGCGGCAACCTGGCGCAAACCATGGAACTGATCAACCGCACCGACCTGCGTATCCTGTGCGGCGACGACAGTTTGCTGTTCAATACGCTGTGCCTGGGTGGACACGGCGCCATTTCCGCCGCCGCGCACATACGGCCTGACCTGTTTGTGCATTTGTTCGAACTGGTGCGCACCGCACAGCTCGGCTCGGCGCGCGCCCTGTTCAAGCAGTTGCTGCCGATGATCCAGCTGCTGTTTTCGGAACCGAATCCTGGTCCGGTCAAAGCAGCGTTGGCCATGCAAGGCCAGATACAGGACGAACTGCGCCTGCCGATGACAAGGATGTCGGCGGCGGGCCGGGTCAAGCTGGCCAGGGCGCTGGAAAAATTGATGACGGTGCCGGTTGCAGGAAAAAGCGCGCAGCCGGAATCCGCCATGCGCGGCAAATCCCGGTTACTGGGCCTGGTGCGGTGA
- a CDS encoding AraC family transcriptional regulator, with the protein MQAKPHTLLDPARADGQDGPEVIAVHCRSDDFRATPRHNHARGQLIAAASGLLSIDTGAERLVVPPSHAVWIPGGQPHSLRSHGPFDGWSVYVSPAAHAQLPRQALVLQVSGLLRAAALRAAGWSDALTVNQMQARVLAVILDEIASLPREKLALPLPAERRLKKIALALADNPADQRSLQQWAEWAAIAPRTLTRRFAAETGMPFSEWRQRARLMRALELLMAGQPVTAIAIDLGYDSLSAFIAMFRRSLGVSPSKYLSAKNSVA; encoded by the coding sequence CGGTGCATTGCCGCAGCGACGACTTCCGCGCCACGCCGCGCCATAACCATGCGCGCGGCCAGCTGATCGCCGCCGCCAGCGGTTTGCTCAGCATAGATACCGGCGCCGAGCGGCTGGTGGTGCCGCCCAGCCACGCCGTCTGGATACCCGGCGGGCAGCCGCACAGCCTGCGGTCGCACGGCCCGTTCGACGGCTGGAGCGTTTATGTCTCGCCTGCCGCCCATGCGCAGCTGCCGCGGCAAGCGCTGGTGCTGCAGGTTTCCGGCTTGTTGCGCGCAGCGGCATTGCGGGCGGCAGGCTGGTCGGATGCACTCACTGTCAATCAAATGCAGGCACGTGTACTGGCTGTCATCCTTGACGAAATCGCCAGCCTGCCGCGAGAAAAACTGGCGCTGCCGTTGCCGGCCGAGCGACGCCTGAAAAAAATCGCCCTGGCCCTGGCCGACAACCCGGCGGACCAGCGCAGCCTGCAGCAGTGGGCCGAGTGGGCTGCGATTGCACCCAGGACCCTGACCCGGCGTTTCGCCGCGGAAACCGGCATGCCCTTCTCCGAATGGCGCCAGCGCGCGCGCCTGATGCGCGCCCTGGAACTGCTGATGGCGGGACAGCCGGTCACCGCCATCGCCATCGATCTCGGTTATGACAGCCTGAGTGCATTCATCGCCATGTTCAGGCGCTCGCTGGGAGTCTCTCCGAGCAAATACCTGTCTGCAAAAAACAGCGTAGCCTGA
- the urtA gene encoding urea ABC transporter substrate-binding protein — MSRRTVLKATALGAFALAASAWLPSAFAADTIKVGILHSLSGTMAISETSLKDVALMAIEEINANGGVMGKKLEPVVVDPASNWPLFAEKARQLISQDKVSVVFGCWTSVSRKSVLPVFKELNSLLFYPVQYEGEELEKNVFYTGAAPNQQAIPATEYLMSKEGGGAKRFVLLGTDYVYPRTTNKILRSFLHSKGVKDADIDEVYTPFGHSDYQTIVANIKKFSAGGKTAVISTINGDSNVPFYKELGNAGLKATDVPVVAFSVGEEELRGVDAKPLVGHLAAWNYFESVKNPVNTAFIKKWKAYAVAKKLPNASTVVTNDPMEATYVGIYMWKQAVEKAKSTDTDKVIAAMSGQKFKAPSGYELEMDATNHHLHKPVMIGEIKADGQFNVVNKTKTTIRAQPWSPYIPGNEGKQKL, encoded by the coding sequence ATGTCACGTCGCACCGTTCTGAAAGCTACCGCACTCGGCGCTTTCGCCTTGGCCGCCAGCGCATGGCTGCCGTCTGCCTTTGCCGCGGACACCATCAAGGTAGGCATCCTGCATTCATTATCGGGCACCATGGCTATCTCCGAAACTTCGCTCAAGGATGTAGCCCTGATGGCGATCGAAGAGATCAATGCCAACGGCGGCGTGATGGGCAAGAAACTGGAACCGGTGGTGGTCGATCCGGCCTCCAACTGGCCGCTGTTCGCAGAAAAGGCGCGCCAGCTGATTTCGCAGGACAAGGTGTCGGTGGTGTTCGGCTGCTGGACCTCGGTCTCGCGCAAATCGGTGCTGCCGGTATTCAAGGAGCTCAACAGCCTGCTGTTCTATCCGGTGCAGTATGAAGGCGAAGAACTGGAAAAGAATGTGTTCTACACCGGCGCAGCGCCTAACCAGCAAGCGATCCCGGCCACCGAATACCTGATGTCGAAGGAAGGCGGCGGCGCCAAGCGCTTCGTGCTGCTGGGCACCGACTATGTGTACCCGCGCACCACCAACAAGATCCTGCGTTCCTTCCTGCACAGCAAGGGCGTGAAAGATGCGGACATCGACGAAGTCTACACACCGTTCGGCCACTCCGATTACCAGACCATCGTCGCCAACATCAAGAAGTTCTCCGCCGGCGGTAAAACCGCTGTGATCTCGACCATCAACGGCGATTCCAACGTGCCGTTCTACAAGGAACTGGGCAACGCCGGCCTGAAGGCAACCGATGTGCCGGTGGTAGCGTTCTCGGTGGGCGAAGAAGAACTGCGCGGCGTCGACGCCAAGCCGCTGGTGGGCCACCTGGCTGCATGGAATTATTTCGAGTCGGTGAAGAATCCGGTCAACACTGCCTTCATCAAGAAATGGAAAGCCTACGCCGTCGCCAAGAAATTGCCGAATGCCAGCACCGTAGTCACCAACGATCCGATGGAAGCGACCTACGTCGGCATCTACATGTGGAAACAGGCGGTGGAAAAAGCCAAGTCGACAGACACCGACAAAGTCATCGCCGCCATGTCCGGCCAGAAATTCAAAGCGCCGTCCGGCTATGAACTGGAAATGGACGCTACCAACCATCACCTGCACAAACCCGTAATGATCGGCGAAATCAAGGCTGACGGCCAGTTCAACGTCGTCAACAAGACCAAGACCACGATCCGTGCGCAGCCTTGGAGTCCCTACATTCCGGGCAATGAAGGCAAGCAGAAGCTGTAA
- a CDS encoding VOC family protein, producing the protein MQLNHIDLPVPDVAATSAFFQEYLGFQHLQTMGDHEMVILRGEGGLVLVLNRKAATDSGAFPDSFHIGFLLDSDQAVHDAYARLAAAPFEQISLVQESRGACVFFLQAPGGIRIEISHRQG; encoded by the coding sequence ATGCAATTGAACCACATCGACCTGCCCGTACCCGACGTTGCGGCTACCTCGGCTTTTTTCCAGGAGTACCTGGGCTTCCAGCACCTGCAAACCATGGGCGACCATGAGATGGTCATCCTGCGCGGCGAGGGCGGCCTGGTGCTGGTGCTCAACCGCAAGGCCGCCACGGACAGCGGCGCTTTCCCGGACTCATTCCATATCGGCTTCCTGCTGGATTCAGACCAGGCGGTGCACGATGCTTACGCCCGGCTGGCCGCTGCGCCGTTCGAGCAGATCAGTCTGGTGCAGGAATCGCGCGGCGCCTGCGTGTTCTTCCTGCAAGCGCCGGGCGGGATCCGGATAGAAATCAGCCACCGCCAAGGGTAG
- the urtD gene encoding urea ABC transporter ATP-binding protein UrtD, translating to MSQRISQIYNPAQPSDKVDNALHADYGTSYARIKPEGVDTTHGAILYLENITVSFDGFKALNNLNLDISVGELRCIIGPNGAGKTTMMDVITGKTRPSAGTAFFGQSIDLTKLTEYDIAHAGIGRKFQRPTVFEQHTVFENLELAMKMDKRVKTTLFSRLSSEQVDKIDACLRLIRLNGNERRLAGLLSHGQKQWLEIGMLLMQEPQLLLLDEPVAGMSDAETARTAELLNELRGKHSIMVVEHDMGFVAEIAQQGKVTVLHEGSVLAAGKMSEVQADERVIEVYLGR from the coding sequence ATGAGTCAACGCATTAGTCAAATCTATAACCCGGCGCAGCCATCCGACAAGGTCGACAACGCCCTGCACGCCGACTATGGCACCTCGTATGCGCGGATCAAGCCGGAAGGCGTCGACACCACCCACGGCGCCATCCTTTACCTGGAAAACATCACGGTTTCCTTCGACGGTTTCAAGGCGCTCAACAACCTGAACCTCGACATTTCGGTAGGCGAGCTGCGCTGCATCATCGGCCCCAACGGCGCCGGCAAGACCACCATGATGGATGTCATCACCGGCAAGACCCGGCCTAGCGCCGGCACCGCTTTCTTCGGCCAGAGCATAGACCTGACCAAACTGACCGAATACGACATCGCCCACGCCGGCATCGGCCGCAAATTCCAGCGGCCGACAGTATTCGAGCAGCACACCGTGTTCGAGAACCTTGAGTTGGCGATGAAGATGGACAAGCGTGTCAAAACCACCCTGTTTTCCCGGCTGAGCTCGGAACAGGTCGACAAGATCGACGCCTGCCTGCGGCTGATCCGCCTGAACGGCAACGAACGGCGGTTGGCCGGCCTGTTGTCGCACGGCCAGAAGCAGTGGCTGGAAATCGGCATGCTGCTGATGCAGGAACCGCAGCTGCTGTTGCTGGATGAACCGGTGGCTGGCATGTCCGATGCGGAAACCGCGCGCACTGCCGAGCTGCTCAACGAACTGCGCGGCAAACATTCGATCATGGTGGTCGAGCACGACATGGGTTTTGTCGCCGAAATCGCCCAGCAGGGCAAGGTCACGGTGCTGCATGAAGGCTCGGTGCTGGCGGCCGGCAAGATGTCGGAAGTGCAGGCGGATGAGCGCGTGATCGAAGTTTACCTCGGACGCTAG
- the urtB gene encoding urea ABC transporter permease subunit UrtB, with product MKISRKILLIASLCLQITLAHAKIDPALLKPLAGDDPDARIVAVNQIAALANDDALKILNALNTDALYAQPDGTVLIVDDTHAFNPATDQTLPTPDDAEGISVNNRLRGVVEGALSGLKLFSANRNQRIAAATELIKTADPAQIPLVSKALHQESDPEIQAVLQQVIATANLHSADPATRKAAVQTLAGSTNANLRPALQNLLDKNPDGSYIEPDPAVRIEAVRTLGVLDRHLATVDFIGKVFYGISLGSVLLLAALGLAITFGLMGIINMAHGELLMIGAYTTYVCQLLFRQYFPGALDGYLLVALPAAFIVTAAVGIVLERLVLRWLYGRPLETLLCTWGISLMLMQLVRSVFGAQNVEVANPSWMSGGVTVLGSLVLSYNRIVIIFFALFVVLAVWLILNKTRLGLFVRAVMQNRRMASCVGVSTGKIDMMTFGLGCGIAGLGGVALSQLGNVGPDLGQGYIVDSFMVVVLGGVGQLAGTVIAAFGLGEVNKFLEPVAGAVLAKIAILVFIIVFIQKRPQGLFALKGRSVE from the coding sequence ATGAAAATTTCAAGAAAAATTCTTCTCATTGCAAGTTTGTGCCTGCAGATCACGCTGGCGCATGCCAAGATCGATCCGGCGCTGCTCAAGCCGCTGGCCGGCGACGATCCTGACGCGCGCATTGTTGCCGTCAACCAGATCGCGGCGCTGGCCAACGACGACGCGCTGAAGATTCTGAATGCCCTGAATACCGACGCCCTGTACGCTCAACCCGACGGCACGGTGCTGATCGTCGACGACACTCACGCGTTCAATCCTGCCACCGACCAGACCTTGCCCACTCCCGACGATGCAGAGGGCATCAGCGTCAACAACCGTCTGCGCGGCGTAGTCGAAGGCGCTCTGTCCGGCCTGAAGCTGTTTTCGGCCAACCGCAACCAGCGCATTGCCGCCGCCACAGAACTGATAAAAACCGCCGACCCGGCGCAAATTCCCTTGGTCAGCAAAGCCCTGCACCAGGAAAGCGATCCCGAAATCCAGGCCGTCCTGCAACAGGTGATCGCTACGGCCAACCTGCATTCGGCCGACCCAGCTACCCGCAAGGCCGCTGTGCAGACCCTGGCCGGCAGCACCAACGCCAACCTGCGTCCGGCGCTGCAAAACCTGCTCGACAAGAATCCCGATGGCAGCTACATCGAGCCTGATCCGGCAGTGCGCATCGAAGCGGTGCGCACCCTGGGCGTACTGGACCGCCACCTGGCGACGGTCGACTTCATCGGCAAGGTGTTTTACGGCATCTCGCTCGGCAGCGTGCTGCTGCTGGCAGCGCTCGGACTGGCCATCACTTTCGGCCTGATGGGCATCATCAACATGGCGCACGGAGAACTGCTGATGATAGGCGCCTACACTACCTATGTCTGCCAGCTGCTGTTCCGCCAGTATTTCCCGGGCGCGCTGGACGGTTACCTGCTGGTCGCGCTGCCGGCCGCCTTCATCGTCACCGCCGCGGTCGGCATCGTGCTGGAGCGGCTGGTGCTGCGCTGGCTGTATGGCCGGCCGCTGGAAACCCTGCTTTGCACCTGGGGCATCAGCCTGATGCTGATGCAGCTGGTGCGTTCCGTCTTCGGCGCGCAGAACGTCGAGGTCGCCAATCCCAGCTGGATGTCGGGCGGCGTCACCGTGCTCGGTTCGCTGGTGCTGTCGTATAACCGCATCGTCATCATTTTCTTCGCGCTGTTTGTGGTGCTGGCGGTGTGGCTGATCCTGAACAAGACGCGGCTCGGCCTGTTTGTGCGGGCGGTGATGCAGAACCGCCGTATGGCGTCCTGTGTCGGCGTCTCCACCGGCAAGATCGACATGATGACTTTCGGCCTCGGCTGCGGTATCGCCGGCCTCGGCGGCGTGGCGCTGTCGCAGCTTGGCAACGTCGGCCCGGACCTGGGGCAAGGTTATATCGTCGATTCCTTCATGGTGGTGGTGCTGGGCGGCGTCGGCCAGTTGGCCGGCACCGTGATCGCCGCTTTCGGCCTGGGCGAGGTCAACAAGTTCCTGGAACCGGTGGCCGGCGCGGTGCTGGCCAAGATCGCCATCCTGGTATTCATCATCGTCTTCATTCAAAAACGTCCGCAAGGCCTGTTTGCACTGAAAGGCAGGAGCGTCGAATGA
- the urtC gene encoding urea ABC transporter permease subunit UrtC: MSTATIPASGPTLQQIAAAKTPLFSRPAWTGIIFCSVILALLPVLNLAFPAGHALHISSYTVALVGKFMCYAMAALALDLVWGYTGILSLGHGVFFALGGYAHGMYLMRAIGRDGVYQSNLPDFMVFLDWKTYPWFWSLTDHFWYCMALVVLVPGVLAFVFGYFAFRSRIKGVYFSIITQAMTFAFMLLFFRNNTGFGGNNGFTDFKRILGYSITAPSTKAALYLITLVFLLGALLLCRWIVTSKLGRVLQAVRDSESRLMFIGYNPLWFKLFVWTLSAVLCGIAGALYVPQVGIINPSEMSPANSIEMVIWAAVGGRGSLLGPIIGAFSVNGLKSWFTGAFPDLWLYALGLIFILVTLFMPQGILGLADKLKSKFKSGKETA, translated from the coding sequence ATGAGCACAGCAACTATCCCGGCATCAGGGCCCACCCTGCAGCAAATCGCGGCAGCCAAGACTCCTTTGTTTTCACGCCCGGCGTGGACCGGCATCATCTTCTGCAGCGTGATCCTGGCCTTGCTGCCCGTGCTCAACCTGGCCTTCCCTGCCGGCCATGCGCTGCACATTTCCAGCTACACGGTGGCCCTGGTCGGCAAGTTCATGTGCTACGCCATGGCGGCGCTGGCGCTCGACCTGGTGTGGGGCTATACCGGCATCCTGTCGCTCGGCCACGGCGTGTTTTTTGCGCTGGGCGGCTACGCCCACGGCATGTACCTGATGCGTGCCATCGGCCGCGATGGCGTCTATCAAAGCAACCTGCCCGACTTCATGGTGTTCCTCGACTGGAAAACCTATCCCTGGTTCTGGTCGCTGACCGATCATTTCTGGTACTGCATGGCGCTGGTGGTGCTGGTGCCTGGCGTGCTGGCCTTCGTGTTCGGTTATTTCGCCTTCCGTTCGCGCATCAAGGGCGTCTACTTCTCGATTATCACGCAGGCGATGACCTTCGCCTTCATGCTGCTGTTCTTCCGCAACAATACCGGCTTCGGCGGCAACAACGGCTTCACCGATTTCAAGCGCATCCTGGGTTATTCGATCACCGCGCCGTCGACCAAGGCGGCGCTGTACCTGATCACTCTGGTTTTCCTGCTCGGCGCCCTGTTGCTGTGCCGCTGGATCGTCACTTCCAAATTGGGACGTGTGCTGCAAGCGGTGCGCGATTCCGAATCGCGCCTGATGTTCATCGGCTACAACCCGCTCTGGTTCAAGCTGTTCGTGTGGACCTTGTCGGCAGTGTTGTGCGGCATCGCCGGCGCCCTGTATGTACCGCAAGTCGGCATCATCAATCCGTCCGAGATGTCGCCTGCGAATTCGATCGAAATGGTGATCTGGGCCGCGGTCGGCGGCCGCGGTTCGCTGCTGGGGCCGATCATCGGCGCCTTCTCGGTGAACGGCCTGAAAAGCTGGTTCACCGGCGCTTTCCCTGATTTGTGGCTGTATGCCCTAGGCTTGATTTTCATCCTGGTCACGCTGTTCATGCCGCAGGGCATCCTGGGCCTGGCCGACAAGTTGAAAAGCAAGTTCAAGAGCGGCAAGGAGACGGCATGA
- a CDS encoding calcium:proton antiporter: protein MKISPALPIWSIAAPVVGWLLLGGSSFNLGGFYTILLVAGLLGSVLAAVYHAEVVAHRVGEPYGTLVLALAVTLIEVALIVSLMLAGGEETTGLARDTVFAAIMIILNGIVGICLLVGASRHKEQSFGQLGVSASLATLAAIAVLTLVLPNYTSTAVGPYYSASQLAFIAIISLILYGTFVLVQTVRHRDYFLPTEAVNDEDVHAAPPTIKVAAISGGLLLVCLGAVVLLAKSLAPALETAVASVGAPKTLVGIIIAAVVLLPEGLAAVRAARANRLQTSLNLALGSALASIGLTIPAVAIVSLTTGWTLSLGLDVKSTVLLLLSFIVATLSLGTGRTTVMQGTVHLVIFAVYLFTTIVP, encoded by the coding sequence ATGAAAATTTCCCCTGCACTCCCCATATGGTCCATCGCGGCTCCGGTCGTCGGCTGGCTCTTGCTTGGCGGCTCAAGCTTTAATCTTGGCGGCTTTTATACGATATTGCTGGTGGCGGGCTTGCTCGGCAGCGTGCTGGCGGCGGTATATCACGCCGAGGTGGTTGCGCACCGGGTCGGCGAACCGTACGGCACGCTGGTGCTGGCGCTGGCGGTAACCCTGATCGAAGTAGCGCTGATCGTCTCGCTGATGCTGGCCGGCGGCGAAGAAACCACGGGGCTGGCGCGCGATACCGTGTTTGCAGCCATCATGATCATCCTCAACGGCATCGTCGGCATCTGCCTGCTGGTCGGCGCCAGCCGCCACAAGGAACAGAGCTTCGGCCAGCTGGGCGTCAGCGCTTCGCTGGCGACGCTGGCGGCGATCGCGGTGCTGACGCTGGTGCTGCCCAACTACACCTCGACGGCAGTCGGTCCGTACTACAGCGCCAGCCAGCTGGCGTTCATCGCCATCATCTCGCTGATACTGTACGGCACCTTCGTGCTGGTGCAGACCGTGCGCCACCGCGACTACTTTTTGCCGACGGAAGCAGTCAACGACGAAGATGTCCACGCAGCGCCGCCGACGATCAAGGTAGCGGCGATCAGCGGCGGCCTGCTGCTGGTTTGCCTGGGAGCGGTAGTGCTGCTGGCAAAGTCGCTGGCGCCGGCCCTGGAAACCGCGGTGGCAAGCGTCGGCGCGCCCAAGACACTGGTCGGCATCATCATTGCCGCGGTGGTGCTGCTGCCGGAAGGACTGGCCGCGGTGCGGGCCGCGCGCGCCAACCGCCTGCAGACCAGCCTCAACCTGGCGCTGGGTTCGGCGCTGGCCAGCATCGGCCTGACCATTCCGGCGGTGGCCATCGTCTCGCTCACCACCGGCTGGACCTTGTCGCTCGGCCTGGACGTCAAATCGACCGTGCTGTTGCTGCTGTCGTTCATCGTCGCCACGCTGTCGCTCGGCACCGGCCGCACCACGGTCATGCAAGGCACGGTGCACCTGGTGATTTTTGCGGTCTACCTGTTTACCACCATCGTTCCTTGA